The DNA segment GGTTTTCATAAGATTAGGCCCGCTAGACGGTCTCTGTCATGTAAGCCAGGTAACCGACGACTTCATCAGTTATGATCAGAAAAGATCAGCTTTACTTGGAAAAGAAAGCGGGCGAATTCTATCCGTGGGAGATCATGTTAGGGCTAGAATCATCGCAGTCAGCTTGAAAGGCGCTTCTAGAAGCGGTAAAATCGGATTAACTATGAGGCAACCTTACCTAGGTAAAATAGAATGGATTAAAGAGGATATTAAAAAACTAGAAGTTAAGGAACCTAAAAAAACACAGTCAAAATAACGGTGATTTGAATTGAAGGAGCGCGCATGTAAAACATGTAGGAGAATAATAAAAGCTCAAGTCTGCCCGACTTGTAAAACTTACACGTTATCATATGATTACGACGGGCTTGTGATTATAAACGACTATCAGAATTCTCAAATCGCTGAAAAATTAAATATCAACGAAAACGGTAAATACGCTTTGAAGGTAAGATAGTGAAAACACTGAAGATTACACCGCACTTAAGAGATTACTTAAAAAAACCTTTAGGTAAGCTGATACGATTAAAAAATGTTAATCAAATAAAGAAGCTTCTGAACGAATTAGATAAATACCAACCAGTTAAAATAATAAGCGTAGGTGATGTAGTAACAGAATCCTTGTTAAAAAACAGAATCACCCCTGACCTTTATATTATAGATGGGAAAACTTTAAGAAACGAGTTCAAATCCACCCTCATATCTGAATGCAATCTAAAAATAATTAATAAACCTGGAACAATTAACTCCACAGCGTGGACTGTTATTAAAAGTTGCTTAGAGCAAACAGGAAAGAAAGGGTTATTAGTTGAAGGTGAGGAAGATTTATTAGTACTTCCGTCTGTTATACTAGCGCCGCTTGGAGCGGTGGTTCTCTACGGGCAGCCTAACGAAGGCGTTGTTATAATAAAAGTTGATCTTGAAACTAAAACAACCGTTAAAAAAATTTTAGATCTAATGGAGGAGACGGCTGATGAGTAAAGACGTCGAGATAAAAAATGACTTTAAAAACCCGTTGCTCAGTAGAAGAGAGATGACATTAATCATAAGCCATCTAGGTGAGGGTACACCAAACCGATTAAATATTAGAAAGAAAATCGCCTCTAAACTTGGTGAGGAAATCGATAAAGTATATGTTAGAAAAATAATTGAGCAAGCAGATAATCGGTGCAAAGTTTTAGCTCACGTATACGATGATAAAGAGATCGCTTTAAAAATAGAGCCTGATTATATTATAAAAAGAAACTCTGAGAAACAGGAAGAGCAGGTTCAAAGTAAACCCGTTGGCGGTGAGGCTAAAGATAAATCAGAAAAGGAGGGATAAAAGTGAGTGTTAAAGATTACTTTAAAATAGAAGGTGATAAAGTAATTCGTTTAAAAAGAAATTGTCCTCGCTGCGGCCCTGGAACATACATGGCTGAGCATAGTGATAGGTTTTCATGCGGTAAGTGCGGTTGGACTGTTTTTAAGAAGCAGGATAAACCGTGAATTTCTAGGAGCCGGTAGTGTTGTTTAAAAAAATAGATGATTCTTCACTTATCGCTTTAGCTCAGCTACTGGAGCTTGACGTTGATTCGGGTGTGTTAAAAGTATTCAATCAGAGAGTAGGCATCTTCCCGCTTAACTCTGTTCTTCAACTATTTGAGGAGATTAAAAAACAAATAAATTCAAAGAGGTTTAATGAAATCATTAAAATAGCTGGGGTTAAATTCGGTGAGGGATTATTGGAGACTATTCTATCTTTAGATAAAAATGATTTAATCGAGTTTAACCCTCTTCAAGGACGTGAAGCGTTATCAAAAATTCTATCTTTTTTCGGATTCGGTAAAATAGAATATGTTACCAGTTTAAAAAATAGCACAGCCACTCTTAACTATTATAATTCACCTGCAGAGGAGTTAGATAGCAACATTTTCTGCTTGCTTATCGCAGGTATTATAGAAGGTGTTTTATCTAGATTATACTCGAAAGAAGTTAAAGTTAAAGAAGTGAAATGTGTTAAGCGAAAAGACAAATATTGCTCTTTTAAAATATTTTTAAGCTAAATTTTAGGATGGAGTTTGTGGCAAACTTATAAGCTTGCTTTTTCTCACTTCGCATTTACGGAGTGGAACTATTTTTTTAGCTTCATTATATATTTCAGAAGCTACTTTACCAAGTACTGCTTCCTGTACAAATTGTTCAAAATTAAGTTCACCAGCCTTCTTGTAAACTATATCCTTCATTATTTTTCTCACAGCCTGCTCTTGACTTGTTTTAGCCCTATTATTAGTGAAAGCTATCGTGGATATTATCATCTTATACCCGTCTTTTGTAGAAACGCTGAACCTCCCATCAATCCTAGTTGTCCCTCTTCTAATCAAGCTTCTTAAGTAGTCTCTTGTTAAATCATGGCCTTTAAAAATAGTGTAAGCTTTATTCCCGTCAACGCTTGTTATTTGAAGAAATATTTTAACATGAATCAGCGAGATGTCACCTGTTATATCGTAAAGAGTTGTCTCAACCACTCTTCCTATAACCGCTTCTTTACTGTTCGCCATAGTCTGCCCGATTTCAATATTTCCAAGGTATTTAGGTGACACTACTGTGAAAAACTCCTTCATAGCCCATTGATCTTTTGAAGCTGAACTTCCTGATTTAGACATTTCACACCCTCCAAATATTTAATATGAATCTGAAGTCTTCAACACCAACTTTAACTAAAAGTGATAGTTAAAGTTTAGGGTTGCTATTTAATCCGTTTGTAAATACTATTTATAAATATACTTGTTTCATCTTAACTCTCTCTTAAGTAAACTATGATATCATCCAGAATTGAGATTAATTGATCCATTCCGTGAATTATTGGAAAAATTATTTCAAAACAATTTCTAGAAAATATTTTAACCTCAGTATCCTCTAAATTAAACCGTGCTTTCAAACGCTTTCTTAATTCATCTAAATTAGCGTCAACTCTATCTTCAAGCGATAATTTAGCTCTTATTTGTTTCAGCATTAAACTTCACCTATCTGACTCCTTATAATCTTGTTCAAATATGAGATAAATGTCTCTTCACTGCCAACCGGTATCTCCGCCCCAGCTGCTATATCATGGCCGCCGGCTTCATTCTCCGTTAACCCCATTTCGCCTAATGTTTTCTTCAACGCTTGATTTAGATTTAACCCCTTCTTAACAAGTTCATCTGTTCCTCTAGCTGAAACTTTAATTCCGTCTCCTTCATTTTTATAAGCGAAGCATACTAGCACCTTATTTTCACTCTGCGCTGTGATCCTAGAATATATTGAGGCGATTGTAGCGATCATTCTATCATCTATAACATCTTCACCGTGTATTATTTTCAACCAGCCTGTTTCTTTTATTCTACCCGGCTCTTTAAGCCAGCTTATATACTGGGATATTCTCTGCCTGTAATCGTTTATAACGGTTTGAGCTTCTAAAAGAGGTTTAGATCTATCTCCAAGGCATAGGGAAACAGCTAACCCAGGGTATCCTAGCCTACTGCAAGCGTTAAGCGTGTAAGCGTACTCTCTGATATCTCTCAGAGTGGACCCCTCTTCTTCACTTGTGATAATATACTTTGTGCCTATTAACTGCTCAGCTACCTTAGTGTCATAGCCTATTTGAAGCATATAGGTGACTAGAGCACTGTATAATTTCACCTTTTCTTCTTGATTTAAATCTGAGAGAGTCCGCCAATCCCCATCTTTTTTTAACTGTATATTAAGATTCGTTAAGAACGCTATGCATTTATCTTCATCCCCTGTTAAACCTTCTATAAAAGGGTCGCTTGTATATTTTAACGCTAAATGAATGGGGCGCGTCTCAGATCCGAATAATAAGATATCTTTAACAACTTTCACGAGATTCAAGTTCACAGCATCGCTGAGTATAATGTCATTGTTTAAGCCTGTAAAAGTGCGTTGATTACCTTTATCTTGAACGTCCCCAACCGCTCCGACTAAAGCTAGAGGTGATAAATCCATATTCCGCTTATCTAATGATTTAGCTAGAATATAGCTTGCCCCTGCGCCGCTAACCTCGCTTGAACCATTTAATCCATGAAGATGCGGGTTTAATTCTAGTATTGCATCCGATTCTTGATGGGCTGATGTTTCATGATGGTCAACGATGAAAACCGTTGTTTTATCTTGTAAAAGCTGAAATATATCTTCAAAAAGCCCGCTACCCATATCTAGTAAAAAATAAGCTTTATTTTCACAGTTCAAACTTAACGCTTTAATCTCATTAACGGTTAAACGCTTAATTATTCTAACGCTGAATCTAGCGTTCTCCCTAGCCAGCGCCTTCGAGATTATACCTGCAGCTGAAATACCATCCGCGTCTATATGAGAGATTATTTGAAAAAACTTATTCTCGGAGATAAGGTCTCTTATATGCCCGCTTATGCTATCAGCGCTTCTTAACAGGCTATAATATCGACTACTCGACATACTTTTTTAAACCGTTAGAATTTATTACTAAGCTTTTTTAGCGCGCGCTGACTGAAACAGTAGCAGAAGTATACTTCCAGTCTGATGGGAGAATATTCCTGTTCTTATAGTATTTTGTTAATCTATGAATTTTGCTTTCAATTAATTGTAAACCGCGTTTAGAGTGAAGGTCTTTAGGATGTTCTTCTAAGTGCGCTTTCAATCTTTGCGCTTTCCTAATCAAATTAGTTAAATCCTCAGGGTATTGCGGAGCCAGATTTTTCTCTCTAAGTATCTGGGTGATTCTTTTCCCTGTTATATTTCTAACTAAAGGGATCCCATGTTGATCTCTTAAAATTAACCCTATTTTAGAAGGTGGTTCACCGCTTCTAGAATATTTAACTATTAGCGCCTCCACTTCCTCTACTGTTCTCTTACACCATTCAGGTGCTTTTTTACTAGCCGGTCTAACTGATTTTGACTTCCCATGTCTCTTAGAATGCATTCTAGCCATATTACTTCACCGAATCAGAGATATGATATAATTCAAACAATCTTTTTAAACTTTTCTCAGAGACTCCCCTAATAGTTTTAAAGCTTTAAACCTATGCGATAACATGTTTTTTTCTTCTAGACTCATTTCAGCGTATGTTCTACCGTCACCCTCTAGCGGAATAAATATAGGATCATAACCCCACCCTACCCCTCTAGTCTCCTCAGCGATGAAGCCTTGTGTTTCACCTACAAATATTTTAACAGTGTTTTTATCAGATTCTTTAAACGCTATAACTGTTTTGAATAACGCTCTACGATCAGTTTCCTCTTTCATCAATTTTATTATCCCCTTATTCCCTAAAGTTTTAAAAACATATGATGAAAACGGACCGGGGAACCCGTTTAAACTGTTTATAAACAATCCAGTGTCTTCAACGAAAACAGGTTGCTTAAACTCTTTCACAATCTGGTTTAAACTGTAAGTGGCTATCTCCGCTAAATCCGTTGACTGTATTTCCACTCGCTGAATATTTAAGTGAGCTAAATCCACGTTGTAATTTTTAAGAATTAGTTTCGCCTCCTCAACTTTATGAGGGTTCCCGGTTGCAAAATAAATTCGTCGCATATTTCTCATCTTCTATCCGAAATATATCGCCCCCTCTTCTCTATTAAGCTGATTCTTTTTATCACTTCCTCAGCTTCATCACCCGCTGTTTCACGGTAGCCTTCCAGTATCTCTCTGAAACTTGTTGAAGCTATCCTGAAATGTGTGCTCTCTAAAGCTCTTTTCATTAAGTGTAAATCTACACCTTTATTTTCTATATCATTCGAGTGCTCGCATAAACCGAAATCTATGAAATAAATGTTCCCTGAGCTTTTTAAAAGCATGTTTGAAGTGGTTAAATCGCCGTGGATTAAACCATGTTTGTGAAGTAAACCGATTAATAATCCTATTCGCCTATTTAGATTTCGCCTCTCCATTTCCCCTAACCGTTCTATTATATTTTTAATTTTAACCCCCTCGATATATTCATAAATTATTCTAGTATTCTCTAAGTCTACATCGTATACGATAGGTGTTGGAACCCCCACCGCTCTGGCTTCATTCATCATCCTAGCCTCTGACACTGTTCTATACGCTCTAAGCTTATGATCTAATATAGGGTGGCGGTAATTTTTCTTAATCCTCTCTTTGACTACTACGTCGAAACCATGCCATCTGCTTTTGTATAAGCAGGCCTCAGCTCCTTTAGCTATTAGCAATCATAGCTCCCTCCATGGTACATTTACTTCGTCAAGTCTCCATTTAGGTTTAATACGACTCTCCGAGATTTTCATAGTTACCCCGCATTTCATATAAAGCATCCCTGTCCAAGCGATCATTAAACCATTATCACCAGAGTACTCTTTAGGTACTACGTGGAACTTGGCGTTATGCTCCTCCGAGATTATTTTAATCATCTCTTGAAGTCTTTTATTAGCAGCCACACCCCCTGTTAATAATACATCTTTTTTCTCAGTGTGAGCTAACGCTCTCTCAGTTACCTCAGCTAGCATTGCGAAAGCGGTTTCCTGTAGACTGTAACATAAATCCTCGATTTTATATTTTTTAATAATGCTCGCTACAGCTGTAAGCAAACCAGAATAGGAGAGATCCATACCCTTCACTATGTAAGGTAACTCTATTAACTGACTACCCTTCTCCGCGTAGGCTTCTATCTTCGGCCCTCCTGGATGTTTAAATCCTACTAATCTGGCGAAGCTGTCTAAGAGATTTCCTATAGGTAAATCTAAGGTTTCACCGAAGACTCTATACCGGCCGGAATCATATGCTGCTACAATCGTATTCCCCCCTGAAACATATAGTGTAAGCGGGTCCTCTGTATTAGTAGCTTTTCTACCTATCTCGATATGAGCTATACAGTGATTAACACCGATTAACGGTTTCTTTAATATCATTGAAAGCGTTCTAGCTATTACCGCGCCTGTTCTCAAACAGGGTCCTTTAAGCGCTTAATTTTTAAAATTTAGCTAAACCCGGACCCTGAGAGAATGCTATAAAATCTAAGTCTGAGAGATTAAGTTTAACGCTGTTAAGAGCCTCTCTAATAGCTTTATCAGCGTTCTCAAGATGGTGCTGAACCGCTTCCCGTGGGTGTATCCCTCCACTCTCAGGGATGTAAGTTTTCTGAATATTAGCTTTTATATTAAATTCATCATCGGTTATCCCCGCCCCAAACGTATGAGCGGTCGCCTCTATTCCCATTCCTAGCAATTTAACACACTCCATTCATATAATTCTAAAAACAGTAAATTCTTCTATTATATTTAATTTTAGCTAACACTTGAAAGATGTTTAGAAACCTATTTTTAAAGGTAAAGATAACATTATATATGTTTAATATTAAATATTTGAGTAATAATTCAAGGCTCTTCATTAATGACTTTCAAAAGTAGGGGTTATTATGCCATCCTACAAGTTTAAAATACCTTTAGTAGGGGATGGGGCTGTTGGTAAAACCTCCCTTATAATAAAATTCGTTGAAAATATGTTTAAACATGAATATAAATCCACGATAGGCGTTGACATATTTACTAAGTCTGTGAAAATAGATGGAAACGATGTTTTAGTGACTTTATGGGATATTGCAGGCCAGGAAAGATTTAAAATTATTAGAAGGGGTTTTTTTGAAGGAGCAGCAGGTGCTATAATAGTCTACGATGTGACTAGAAAAGAAACATTTGAAAACGTTGAAAGCTGGTTGAAAGAGGTTGAGGAATTCACCGGCCCTATACCAATGATTATATGCGGTAATAAAATAGATTTAGCCAATCAAAGACAGGTTTCAACTAAACAGGGAAGCAGTTACGCTTCTAAACTTAACAAAACATTTATAGAAACCAGCGCTAAAACCGGTGAAAACGTTGAAAACGCATTCATCGAATTATGCAGCGAAATACTTTCAAAGCGTAAAAAATAGCTGATAGGTGAGTTTAATGTCCACTCCAGGAAACGCTGAAACACACTTCGTGTTCAAAGTCCTCTTACTAGGAGACGGTGCTGTAGGTAAAACTTCTTTAATCTCCATGTTCACTAAAGGCTTCATTAAACAAGATTATAAAATGACTATTGGCGTAGATATAATGGCTAAAACTGTTAAAGTCGATGATAAAATAGCTAAATTATCTATCTGGGATTTAGCTGGTCAACAAAGGTTTAAAGCGATAAGAAGCGCATTCTACGGCGGTGTAGCTGGTGCGATGCTCGTATTCGATTTAACTAGGGCTTTAACATTTAAGAATTTAGTTAATTGGCTTCAAGAATTATACCAGTTCGGTAACCCTGAATGTCCGACGGTTATAATAGGGAATAAATGCGATTTAGTAGAACTTAGAGATGTTAGACAAGAAGACATAGACTGGTTTGTCTCGGAAATAGGAAGCGAGTATATTCAGACCAGCGCTAAAACCGGTGAAAACGTTGAAAACGCATTCATAAGTCTAACTAGAAAGATGATTGAGAAGTCAACAGGTAAAAAAATACGCATTACGAAAAATCAAACTGAAGCTAAATACTACACTACCATAGACGCTGAAAGTATTAAACCCAACTCTGAGCAAACTCAGCAGCCGAGTGAAAATAAAAATTCTTTTAACCAAGTCTCCCAAAGTTAGAAACGATTACTTGAATTACTCAATAATCTAAAAATTGGTTAATGCGTGATATCAGGTTGAAAGCGGTTGTTTTAGCAGCTGGTAAAGGTAAACGTCTTCAACCGTTAACTTTAACTAAACCTAAACACCTTCTATCCGTCGGCGGCGCTCCCATATTGCAACATATTTTAAACTGCTTAGAGAACGCCGGTCTAGAGGAAGTTCTCATAGTCGTCAAACATATGAAAGAGCAGATAATCGAATGGTTTTCGAAACAGAATTTTAATATTAAAATCAAGTTTAAAGAGCAGGCGGACTTCCTTGGAACCGCTAACGCGATATCTTTAGCTGAAGATTTCACCGGTAACCAACCTTTCATAGTAGTTAACGGTGACATCCTCCTAGATGCAGCCGAGATTAAAAGAATAACCGAATATCATGAAGCCAACAGACCCTTCTGCACACTTGGAGTTAAAAAAGTAGATGACCCCTACCAGTATGGTGTTATTGAGATAGAAAACGGTTTAATAAAAGATATTGTGGAGAAGCCTTCACCTGAGGAAACCTCCTCTAATTTTATAAGCACAGGTGTTATGTGCTTTGAAAGCGATGTCTTCGAGTTCATAAAAAGGACCCCTATATCGAAGAGAGGGGAGTATGAGATCACCACAACTTTGAAGCTTGCCATCGCTGATTCTAAAAAAATCATTCCGTATGAGATCTCTTCATGGTGGGTTGATATAGGCCGCCCATGGGATTTATTAGAGGCTAATCGACATATTATCGCTAATTTAACAGCTTCAAATAAGGGTGTAGTGGAGGAGGGGGCGCATATTAAAGGTAAAGTGGTAATCGGCAAAGGCGCTGTTATCCGCTCAGGAGCTTATATCGAAGGACCTGTTATGATAGATGAGGAAGCGGATATAGGACCAAACTGTTACATCCGCCCCGTTACATATATAGGTAAACGTGTTCGCATAGGAAACGCGTGTGAAATTAAAAACAGCATCATCTTAGACGGAACTCATATAGGCCATCTCTCATACGTAGGGGATAGCATCATAGGCTGTGATGTCAATTTCGGAGCTGGTACTAAAATAGCTAACCTAAGATTTGATAATAAAAGTGTTAAAGTAAATATTAACGGTGTTAAAACAGATTCAGGTCATAGAAAACTCGGCGCGATTATAGGCGATAACGTGAAAACAGGAATCGGCGTTAATATAATGCCTGGAGTTAAGATAGGACCTGGAAGCGCTATAGCCCCTAATATCACAGTCTGGGTGGATATACCTCCATATAAACTAGTCAACGTGAAGTTAGATTACATTTACACTGATTGGAAGCCTTGACCTCTCTGAGCTCTCGCACTTCACCTTATCTTCCAGTTTACTCCCACTCATTGTTCATCAACCATGAACAGACACTTTACACGCAGTCTCATCTGGATAACTCTAAAATAGTAAAAAATATATTTCTAGCTATGCTCACTCCACCCGTAAACAGTTTAGGATCAAACTCCTCCTAATATTAAATTTCACTCAGTTTTTTTATTACTTTAACAGCCTCTGAAACAGTCTCCGGTAGGCTTCCCGTATTAGATAATGCGATTATCCTTTTAAAATAATCTTTAACCTCAACTTCTGAAAGATTGAATTTCACCACTATGTGTTTTACAAGATCGTCTAAATTCTGTTGATGATTTGACACTATTATCTTGCATACATCTAGAATAGTCGGTTTAGAAACCCTTGTCTCGGAGGGTTCACCTAGACAAGCTAGAACCGTTTTTATATCATCCCTGTTTTCTAAGATGACGATTATATTATAAGATAAAGTGTAATCCTCGTTTTGAACCACCTGTAAGTCAACTCTTACAGTTCTATTCTCGTTTCTGAGAATAAGGGAGCCATCCTCTCCCTCGCTTCTCACGTTAAGTTTAAGTTTCTCCTTTAAACAGGTGATTTTATCCCTCAAGTCAGCTCCTGGAATTAGAGTATACGTCAGTCTTAGAGGCATAGTAAAACCTCGCGCTAACAGCTCCACAATTAAGAGGGCTAAACATAATGCTTAAATAAAAATATAAACGATTAATATTAAAATTTGAGGGTTTGAAATTGAATAAGAAGGCTATCCTAGTTTTTTTAATTATAGCATTTTTGGTAACCCCCTCAGTTATTAGCATAAATTCTTCAATCTCCGCCCAGTCCCCTACGCTTATATTAGGGGAGCACACCGGCTTGATGAATGTCACTTGTTACAGCTCCCCTGATTCATCATATCAAGTTTTAACTAGATATTTGAATAGTGCTAAGCAGGAAATCGATGTAATGATATATGCGATAAGCCATTATAATCTGATTAAAATTTTAAACGATACCATGGATCGAGATCCAGCCATTAAAATAAATATAATCGCATCTGATCAACACGCGTCAGCGTCTGAAACAACTAATACCAGAAGCGCTCTTTGGCAGCTTTCTAGAAAAGCTAATGAAACTTCGGCCAATCTACACTTATACTGGTCGAATAGCAGTAAATACGATTATACTCACGCTAAGTTTGTTATAATCGATAATAAAACTGTTTTAGTTCAAAGCGCTAACTGGGCTAAAACAGGGGTGCCTAGATTAACAAGCTACGGCAACCGGGAGTGGGGTGTAGTTATAACAGATCAAAACGTTGTAAACGAGTTTATAGATGTCTTCTACAGTGATCTTATTATCTCTGAACCAACTTACGGAACTTTTTATAGTTCTTTCTCACCAAGCGCCAGCTCTGGAAGCTACACAGTTAATTTTCCAGCTGAAACATTCAATGCTTATATGAAGATAACCCCTGTTTTCTCACCTGAAAACTCCCTTGACGCAATTCTACAACTTATAAATTCAGCTACTAGAACCTTGGAAATACAGCAAGCTTATATTAACTTATACTGGGGTGACGGTGAAACTATTAACCCGCTTGTTGAAGCTGTGGTTAACGCTGCTAAAAGAGGGGTCTCAGTTAGAATAATCGTGGAGGAGCCGACCACCTCCAGTAAAAATGATTCAGTTAACTATTTCTTGAATAACTCTATACCGGTAGCCTTCTCTAATAAAACCTTATTCGAATTCTGTCATAATAAAGGTGTGATCGTTGACGGAGTGAAAGTTTTAATTTCAAGCATTAATTGGTCTTATGAATCATTAACTCAAAATCGTGAGGCAGGTGTAATAATAGAAAGCGAAGAAGTGGCTCAATTCTACTTGGAAATATTCAACTACGATTGGAGTGTCGCAGAGCAGTTGCTGTCTTCATCTAATATTCCAATCGAGTATATAGGTATAGGAAGTATAATAGTTGTAGTCATCGCTGTCATAGCCGTATTCTTGAAGAAACCTCGAAAATAATATAACCTCTGAGGCGCTGGTTTGTCAACTAAAGAAGTTAACGTTATCAGAAAAAAATATAGTAAAAGACTATTGAACATAGGTTTACTCTACCCTAACAAATATCAAGCAGGCGTTGAATCTTTAGCGATTCAAATATTATATATGCTCTTCAACTCTGAGAGTGAATTCTACTGTCAGCGATTTTACAGTAATCCACCTTACACTTCTATGGAGTCGGGAGCTAGACTATGTGATTTTAAAATATTATGCGTAACTTTTCAATATGAAAATGACTATCTCAATTTTATTAAAACGCTTTTAGACGCTGGGATTGAACCGCGTGCAGCCAATCGCGTTAACGGCCCTCTAATTATAGCCGGAGGGCCCTGTGTCGTTGAAAACCCGCTTCCCCTCACACCCTTCATAGACGTATTCATAATCGGTGAAGTTGAACCCGTATTCCCAGCTCTGAAAAACGCGATACTATCTTATATCTCTTCTAAAGACTTAGGTGTTTTTAAGAGTATACCGGGGGCATTCATCCCTTCTATAAAGGAGGGTGAAACTGTTAGACGAGTTTGGGCTGCTAATCTAGACGATCTTCCATACCCGATCTGCCAGGTTCTCCCAGCCGCCACCGGATTGCATGGGCATCATCCTGTAGCATTTGGATCTAGTTTCTTGGTTGAAATTTCAAGAGGCTGCACTAGGAGATGTAACTTCTGCCTTATTGGCTGTCAAACACCCCCCTACCGTGAGAGAAGTCTGCAAAGACTTGAAGAGATTATTTTAAACGGTGTTAATAAAACTTTAAGAAACCGTATCTCTATAATTTCATCCGTCTTCTCCGACTACTCTAATATCTTAGAACTTCTGAAATTTATTGTAGATCATAGAATTTACGCTATCACACCCTCTCTACGAGCTGATAGCATTACAGTTGAGATTGTTAAGCTAATCGGGGCCTCAGGTGAGCAAAGCATTACAATCGCCCCTGAAGCTGCATCTGATAGGCTCTTAGAGTATTTAAACAAGAAGTTGACGGTAGAAGATGTGTTAAACGCAGCGGAGAAGATTAAACTCGGCGGATTAAATAAAATGAAACTATACTTTATGTACGGGCTGCCCTCTGAAGAAATCGAGGACACTCTTAAAATAAAGGATTTAGTGGATGATATTTCGTTAAAAGGTTTTAAGAAAAAAGATATTACAGTTAACTTAACACCATTCATCCCTAAACCTCACACACCCTTTCAAAGGATGCCTCAGACGCCGTTTAAAGAACTCGTTAAACGTGAAAGCTTACTGGTTAAAAATCTTAGGAGAGCCGGATATAATGTGCGATCCTACGATATTAAATCAGCTGTTATTCAAACCGTTTTATCTAGAGGAGATAGACGTGTAGGTGATGTTTTAGAGATGGCTGTTAAGTTAGGTGGCACATGGCTTGCTTGGAGGAGAACGGTTAAAAAACTTAAATTTAACGAGGAATCGTTCATAAGAGAGATGAGTGATAAAACTCTCCCTTGGGATTTTATAAAAATATGATATTTCACTTCAACTCTCTTCCATAAAAAGATAGAATTATATCTTTCAAAAACTATTTAGTCTCATTAGATTTCACTTTTCAAAAATTATTTAAAAGGCGGGCTAAATATTGGAGGAAGAATATTTTAGAAAAAAGTTTCCTAAGTTATTCGAAGAAGTTAAATCCAATCAAGCCGTTTACTCTGTGGGTGGTATCAGGTGGAGTGAA comes from the Candidatus Odinarchaeum yellowstonii genome and includes:
- a CDS encoding DNA-directed RNA polymerase subunit E'', which codes for MKERACKTCRRIIKAQVCPTCKTYTLSYDYDGLVIINDYQNSQIAEKLNINENGKYALKVR
- a CDS encoding 30S ribosomal protein S15 is translated as MARMHSKRHGKSKSVRPASKKAPEWCKRTVEEVEALIVKYSRSGEPPSKIGLILRDQHGIPLVRNITGKRITQILREKNLAPQYPEDLTNLIRKAQRLKAHLEEHPKDLHSKRGLQLIESKIHRLTKYYKNRNILPSDWKYTSATVSVSAR
- a CDS encoding DNA-directed RNA polymerase, translating into MYKLLTVRDNIRIPPSRFGEEIEKVSLEILREAYEGTMTTELGFIVAVIKILELGPGKIIPGDGATYHSVVFEALAFKPELQQIVEGEVVEVVDFGVFIRLGPLDGLCHVSQVTDDFISYDQKRSALLGKESGRILSVGDHVRARIIAVSLKGASRSGKIGLTMRQPYLGKIEWIKEDIKKLEVKEPKKTQSK
- a CDS encoding XTP/dITP diphosphatase, coding for MRRIYFATGNPHKVEEAKLILKNYNVDLAHLNIQRVEIQSTDLAEIATYSLNQIVKEFKQPVFVEDTGLFINSLNGFPGPFSSYVFKTLGNKGIIKLMKEETDRRALFKTVIAFKESDKNTVKIFVGETQGFIAEETRGVGWGYDPIFIPLEGDGRTYAEMSLEEKNMLSHRFKALKLLGESLRKV
- a CDS encoding 30S ribosomal protein S27ae; translation: MSVKDYFKIEGDKVIRLKRNCPRCGPGTYMAEHSDRFSCGKCGWTVFKKQDKP
- a CDS encoding 30S ribosomal protein S3ae, with the protein product MSKSGSSASKDQWAMKEFFTVVSPKYLGNIEIGQTMANSKEAVIGRVVETTLYDITGDISLIHVKIFLQITSVDGNKAYTIFKGHDLTRDYLRSLIRRGTTRIDGRFSVSTKDGYKMIISTIAFTNNRAKTSQEQAVRKIMKDIVYKKAGELNFEQFVQEAVLGKVASEIYNEAKKIVPLRKCEVRKSKLISLPQTPS
- a CDS encoding DHH family phosphoesterase gives rise to the protein MSSSRYYSLLRSADSISGHIRDLISENKFFQIISHIDADGISAAGIISKALARENARFSVRIIKRLTVNEIKALSLNCENKAYFLLDMGSGLFEDIFQLLQDKTTVFIVDHHETSAHQESDAILELNPHLHGLNGSSEVSGAGASYILAKSLDKRNMDLSPLALVGAVGDVQDKGNQRTFTGLNNDIILSDAVNLNLVKVVKDILLFGSETRPIHLALKYTSDPFIEGLTGDEDKCIAFLTNLNIQLKKDGDWRTLSDLNQEEKVKLYSALVTYMLQIGYDTKVAEQLIGTKYIITSEEEGSTLRDIREYAYTLNACSRLGYPGLAVSLCLGDRSKPLLEAQTVINDYRQRISQYISWLKEPGRIKETGWLKIIHGEDVIDDRMIATIASIYSRITAQSENKVLVCFAYKNEGDGIKVSARGTDELVKKGLNLNQALKKTLGEMGLTENEAGGHDIAAGAEIPVGSEETFISYLNKIIRSQIGEV
- a CDS encoding 30S ribosomal protein S24e, whose product is MSKDVEIKNDFKNPLLSRREMTLIISHLGEGTPNRLNIRKKIASKLGEEIDKVYVRKIIEQADNRCKVLAHVYDDKEIALKIEPDYIIKRNSEKQEEQVQSKPVGGEAKDKSEKEG
- a CDS encoding GTP-dependent dephospho-CoA kinase family protein, producing MKTLKITPHLRDYLKKPLGKLIRLKNVNQIKKLLNELDKYQPVKIISVGDVVTESLLKNRITPDLYIIDGKTLRNEFKSTLISECNLKIINKPGTINSTAWTVIKSCLEQTGKKGLLVEGEEDLLVLPSVILAPLGAVVLYGQPNEGVVIIKVDLETKTTVKKILDLMEETADE